The DNA window ATTCGTCCGGAGATGAATCTGGAATCGGCCCTGCAGCCGAGGCAAGTGATGGGTACGTTCGCCGAGGCCTGGCAGCCTTCGCCTTTGCCGCGACAGCGTCATCGCCGGTCCTTGTACGCTTTGCGGATTCGCGGTCAAAGCGATCCGTTCCTGGAGGTGTTCAACGCTCCCAATCCCGACCTTTCGTGCGAGGCGCGCGACGCTTCGAACGTAACGCCCCAGGTGTTCGCCCTGTTTAACAGTACGGCCGCATACGCTCGCGCCCTGGCGCTCGCCCGTCGCCTGCAGAAAGAGTGCGCCAGTCCGCACGAGGTCGTCGAACGTCTGTTTCAGCTTGCTTACGGTCGCTCGCCCAACACCACGGAGGCGGCCGCCTGTCGGATGCACTGGTCGTCGATGACAAAGCGACATGAAGGACTGACGTTTACCCGACCCGAGTATCCGCAAGAGGTTGTTCGGGAAGCAGTCGAAGAAAACACCGGTGAACGATTCGCTTTTGTGGAGCCTCTGGAGTTCTACGCCGACTTCGTTCCGGACCTGCAGCCGAGCGACGCCGATCCCCCGCTGCGCGGCCTGGCAGAGTTGTGCCTGGTGATCTTGAACTCCAATGAATTCGTCTACGTCTATTAAAAAGAGCCCCGGCTATCGCCATGCATACTTTCTCGCGACGCGATTATCTTTATGGCCTGGGAGCCTCGCTCGGGGCGACCGCGTTCAGTGCGCTCGTCGCCGCCGAGGAACCGGCGAACCGCGGCCGCGCACCGCTGGCGCCGCGGGCGGGGCATGTTCCGGCCAGCGCACAGAACGTGATTTTCCTGATGATGGAAGGCGGGCCATCGCATATCGACACGTTTGATCCCAAACCCAAACTGCGCGAGCTTCATCTCCAGGAGTTTGTCCGCCAGGGGAAAATGAAATCCGCGATGGAAAGCGGCAAACGCTACTTTGTCGAAAGCCCCTTCAAGTTCCGCCGGGCCGGCCAGTCGGGCGCCGACATCGCGGAGAACTGGGAACACTTGACCGGCTGCGTCGACGATATCTGTTTCTACCGAGGCTGCCAGGTCGACTCGGTGAATCATCCCACCGCCATGTATCAAATGAATACCGGGAACCGGTTTGGCGGCGACCCATCGCTCGGCGGCTGGATTACGTACGGACTCGGCTCCAGCAACCAGAATCTGCCAGGCTTTATGGTGCTGCCGGAGACTTCGTATCCCCAGGGCGGAGCCGCCAACTGGAGCAACGGCTTTCTTCCCGCGCACTATCAGGGCACGCCGTTACGGCCGCAGGGTTCGCCCATTCTCGACCTGAAACCGCCGCCTGGAGTCACGCCGGGTCACCAGCGCGATAACCTGCAGCTCCTGGCGAAGCTGAATCAAAACCATGCCGCCGAGCACCCGCAACACGAGGAGTTGTCCGCCCGGATGGACGCTTATGAACTGGCTTTCCGCATGCAGTCGCAAGTCCCGGGAATTCTCGACATCGGCCAGGAGACGGCCGCCACCCATGCGCTTTATGGGATCGCCCAGGAGCCGACCGACGCGTTCGGTCGAAAGTGCTTGCTGGCCCGCCGACTGGTCGAGAACGGCGTTCGCTTCGTGCAGGTGTACGCCGGCACCTGGGATTCGCACGATTACATCGAAAGGGCGCACGGGAACCTGGTGCGACGGGTCGATCGCCCCATCGCCGCGCTGTTGACCGATCTCAAAAGATGCGGACTGCTCGACAGCACACTGGTCGTTTGGTGCGGCGAATTTGGTCGTTCGCCCGACAACGGCGTCCGTGGCGGAGTGGCCTATGGACGCGATCACAACCCGCACGCCATGACGATCTGGCTGGCCGGCGGCGGCGTGAAGGCCGGCCACACGATCGGCGCCACCGACGAAACGGGCGCGGCTGCGGTGGAGTGCGTCCACCACGTACGCGACCTGCACGTCACCCTCTTGCGCCTGCTGGGACTTGACGATAATAAACTGACGTACTTCCACGGAGGACGATTCAAACAGCTGAGCCAGTTTGGCGGCCAGTTGATTAAAGAGATCGTCGCCTGACCGGAGTGAGGCCAGGGAAAACCGGATCGACGACTTCCGCCAGGCAATTCGGAAGGGCATTTGCCTGTGCGGAGTATGTCCGTAGTCGGGTGTCAGGGAAAGCTGGCCCGGCCTGCGGCATCAACTTCGCAGCGGAAGCTGGCCTCGCCGGCGTGGACTTCGAGCACGCCTTCGCCCCAGCCGGCCTTGATCACGGGGCTGTCGTACAGGGCGGCGTTCTGCAGATCGCGGCGTTGGCCATTTCGCCACACGCCCAGGTTGAGCGGATCGTCGTTCCAGTGGATGCCCAGCCACTTGCCGTCGGCCGATTTGTAACGGACGACGCCCTGCTCTAACTCGGCCACGTCAAGCTCCGCCGAAAGCACGGCCTTTTTGAACTGCGGCAGGGAGCCATGTGATTCGCGTTCTCCGACTTCCATCGCCAGACCGCAAAAGTTGCCGCCATCGCCGCGGCAGCTGAGAACCTGATAGCCGGGAAACCGGTTCTTCTTGTCGCTATTTAACTGCTCGGTCAACGCTTTGTCGACGCGCACCGGCTGGGCGCCGAGCGGCCGAATCGCCACCCAGGTGCGGTCGCATTCGAGGAAGGTCACGCCGTTCTCGGAGCTGACTTTGACTTCGGCTGGCACAACCCAGAGCCAGGGCGACTTGCCGTCTTTCACTAGCCAGAGGGCCAGGTTCTCCTGCTGGGCGACCCGGTTCGGTTCCGCGACGACGCCTGTTTGGTACATGGGCGATCCTGGAAGGGCCGGATTGGAGGAAGGGGCCGCATGCAGGGCCACGACGCCCTGTTCCTTGTCGAAGGCGAGAATCTTGAAGCCGTTGACGTCGCCGCCGTCGACGGAAGTGCCCCCGGTGAGCGAGCCCATCTGATAGGAATGAGCGATGTACTGCGTTTCTAGATACTCGGGACGACTGTCGAATTGATAGCTGGTCGTCGCTTCGTAATGCGGTTTGGCGGCGAAGATCTCGACAGGCCGGTCGAACTTCTTCCGCGCCAGATTCACGACGGCCAAAGGCGGTCGATAGGCGCTGGTGATCTGATGCACCTCGTCGGATTCCCATTCACCCGACTTGCCCTCGGGATGATCGCCGAACCAGACCCACAGGGCATTGGCCGCACTGCCGCCGAACGGCTGAGCATGGTTATAGTCGCGTTTGGTGGGGCCGTTGAAACCGCCCCGCCAGTACTTCACCGCTCCGGCGGCGCACATAAAATCCAGGCAAGCCTTGGCGGCCGCCTGGACTTCGCGATCCTGGGCGAAGTCGTACAGGTTGAGCAGCGGGGCGATCGAATGACCATGGTAGTTTTCCGAATCCCATTCCCCCATGCCGACGCGGTACAGCGCCTTGGTGTAGTCGAGCAGGTACTGTTTGTACTGCGCGGTCGTCTCCCGGTTGCCTGTCTCTTCAGCCATCAGATAGACGCTCGACACCCGCATGAGATACAGGTTCTCGGTGCTGCGGACATCGACCCAGGAGTTGCGGGCGTCGGGGCCCCATCCTTCTTTAGGACCGTCATAAGCGTAGTGCGCCCGGCGGAGGGGATCTTTCTCGGTCCACTTTTTGGCGCCGTCGAACATCTGCTGTTTATACTCGGGCGTGAGCAGATCGCCAAAGTAGAAGTACTTTCGCATCTGATGCTTGAGCGTGAAACAGGCATAGTAGTCAATGCCGGCCGTTTCCCGATGCCAGTCCTGATGCTGGTGATCCTGGGCCTGCAGATACTTGAGGGCCGCTTCTTCGTTGCCGCCCAGCACGTGGGCCATGAGATAGCCGTAAGTGCGTTTCTCATTTTCAAAGTAGGTGTTAACGCCCGCTTTCACGTCGCGCGTTTGAGCAGCGATGATCTGGTCGGCCCGGCGCTGAAACTCGGCCTCTAACTCCGCGGGCCAGGGGTTCCGCAAACTCGGGTCGACGGGTCGCGCGTGGAAGATGCGTTTGCCGCCTTCCTGGGTGACCATGTCGGAGAGTTTCCAGTCGCCCTGGGCGACCGCGGCGGAGCCAAGAAGGATCGCCAGCGCCGCCAGGCAAGGAAGTCCTCCAGGCAAGCGGAACGACGGTGGTCTTTGAACGCGGAACAGGCTCATCATTTTGATCCTCTGACAAGTTGGCGGGAAACCTTTGTTTCAGAATTCTTGACTGAACAGGCCCGGCAGGTGATAAGTGACTACGCGCGTCATGTCGGTTTGGATGGCGGCCACGATCAGGTCGTACATCACCTTGATTTCCTTCGACGTTCGCAGCTTGTCGGCCGGACAGGCTGCCGGTGATGAATTCAAACCGCCAGGATGGCGAACAGTAACTGCCAGGGTGGAAGTACCAAAATCATGGAGTACCCCACTGCCCTGGCGCTGCAAGTGGTAAACCAGCAGGATTGCCTGCCGGAGTCGGGCTGATGGCGTGCGGCCTGGATGAACCTGATCGTCTTGGGCGGCGGGGGCGTACGACGAGCGAGGGCTACATCTCAATTTCAAAGCGCTGGCGTTTCTCACGCGCAACCAGCGATTGAGCCAACGGGTCGCCGATGACCTGCTCCTGATCGGGATCCCAGCGAATCTTGCGACCAACTCGGGCGGCGATGCCTGCCAGATGGCAAGTCGTCAGAGCGCGGTGATGACTGAAAACGTCGGAGATTGGCTCTTGGCGACTTGCCACCGCAGCAAAGAAGTTGGCGACGTGATCCGTCAATTCACGACCTTTGTAGACCGCTTCCATGGCGCCGTCGGGCAACGGGTTCGACGCCAGATCTTCGACCGGCTTGCCGACCAGTTTGCCGCGATTGACGAAAATCCTTCCTTCGGTCCCTTCAAACAGGATGCCATTATCTGTGTCGTGGCGCAGGATGAGTTCCACCCCGTCGTGGTAGATCGCTTTGATATGGAACTTTGTGGCGGTGTTATACGCGTTATCGACCTTGGGATAACCGTCCTGGAATTCGACCGGGTGCTCGACCATGATCGGATCGACGGAGATGGGCCCGGTATCCGTCTTGTCCATGCCCCACGTGGCGATATCGACGTGATGAGCGCCCCAGTCCGTCAACTTGCCGCCGGAATATTCGTACCACCAGCGGAACTCGTAATGCGTACGCGACCACGATTGGATAATGTTCGGAGCGCCGGCCTGGAAGCGATAATCGACCCGCGGCGCCGGACCGAGCCAGCGGTCCCAGTCGAAGTGCCTGGGCGGAGTAGCAACGGGGATTTCCGGGCTGACCGGAGCCCCGCCAATCCCGCATAGCACGCGAACCAGCTTGCCCAGCCGACCGTCCCGAATCATGGCGATCGCCTTGACGAATTGCGGCGCACTACGTTGTTGCGTGCCAACCTGCATCACCGCGCCGGTCTTCCGGCACGCTTCGCAAAGCAATCGGCCTTCGTCAATCGTTAGCGTCATTGGCTTTTCGCAGTAGACGTCCTTGCCCGCCAGCATTGCTTCGATCGCGATCTTGGCGTGCCAGTGGTCGGGCGTGCTGATGTGGACGACATCGACCCGCGGATCGTCGATGATTTTTCGATAGTCGCTCGCGCTGTCGGGAGCTTTGCCCAGCCAGCCTTGCACGATATCTTTGGCGCGAGCGAGCCGATTTGCATCGACATCGCAAACCGAGATAATGTCGCCGAACTTCGGAAATTCCTTGCCAACGCCGTAGCGGCCGTCGGCGGCAAACACCCGTTTGTCCCAGCGAACCCCGCAGCCAATCACGCCGATTCGGGGGCGTTCATTGGCGCTTTCGAACCCCAGGGCGCGACGCACTGCGCCCGGACAAAGCGAAGCAGCAGCGAGCCCAACCGATGCCTGGAGCGCGCTGCGACGGGTGATCGAAGGAACGTTGTGCGTCATGGGAAAACTCTTTGGCGGCGACCGATGGTTGTCGGCGGAAGGATTCGTTTACGGAGCGGCAACAGCGGCTGGCGGGATCTTCATTTCTTCCCGCCAGACGCGAATTTGTTGGCTCGGCGGCGGAATGCCGAAACGAGGATGATTGTAGCTTGGGAAACCGGTCGCCGCGATGAAAACTTCCCCGCGGGCCAGTTGGGGGGACCCGTTCCGCTTGTCTAACGGGCTTGGATTTTGGGCCGCCTTATTGCTCAGGTCTTGAGTTTCGTGTGCGCGTCCAGCTCCTTTCCTGCCGGCCGGATTTCGGGGTGGGAGCTCTCTGCGGCACGCGCCAGATTCCGCAGCATGCCCGCAAACACGAACTGATGCAGAGGATAGATTCCATACCAATACAGCAGCCCTGCCAGGCCGAGCGGATCGAAAATGGCTGTCTGGCGAATCGTACTTCCTGCTTCACAAGGACTAACCTCAAATTCGAGCCACGCCCGTCCAGGCAGTTTCATTTCAGCCTGGAGGCGCAAGCGCTGGTTCGGCTCGAACAGTTCGACTCTCCAGAAATCGAGGGCCTCGTCCACTCGCAGATTCTCTGGATCGCGTCGTCCGCGGCGGATTCCTACGCCGCCGATGAGCAGGTCCAGAAAGCCACGGATCGCCCACAAGAAATTGCCGTAGTACCAGCCCGTCTTGCCGCCGATGCGACGGATAGGGGCGAACGCCTGGTCGGGCCGAACCGAGACGACAACCTCGCGCGAATCGACAAGTCGAGAACCGAATCGACGGCCGCCCCAACTCCTGGGCGGCCCCGCCGAAGACAGGGCGTCGGACCATCGTGTTTCCGCCAGTTC is part of the Lignipirellula cremea genome and encodes:
- a CDS encoding DUF1501 domain-containing protein; this encodes MHTFSRRDYLYGLGASLGATAFSALVAAEEPANRGRAPLAPRAGHVPASAQNVIFLMMEGGPSHIDTFDPKPKLRELHLQEFVRQGKMKSAMESGKRYFVESPFKFRRAGQSGADIAENWEHLTGCVDDICFYRGCQVDSVNHPTAMYQMNTGNRFGGDPSLGGWITYGLGSSNQNLPGFMVLPETSYPQGGAANWSNGFLPAHYQGTPLRPQGSPILDLKPPPGVTPGHQRDNLQLLAKLNQNHAAEHPQHEELSARMDAYELAFRMQSQVPGILDIGQETAATHALYGIAQEPTDAFGRKCLLARRLVENGVRFVQVYAGTWDSHDYIERAHGNLVRRVDRPIAALLTDLKRCGLLDSTLVVWCGEFGRSPDNGVRGGVAYGRDHNPHAMTIWLAGGGVKAGHTIGATDETGAAAVECVHHVRDLHVTLLRLLGLDDNKLTYFHGGRFKQLSQFGGQLIKEIVA
- a CDS encoding DUF1552 domain-containing protein yields the protein MKLRCSPRSSYAPAAQDDQVHPGRTPSARLRQAILLVYHLQRQGSGVLHDFGTSTLAVTVRHPGGLNSSPAACPADKLRTSKEIKVMYDLIVAAIQTDMTRVVTYHLPGLFSQEF
- a CDS encoding Gfo/Idh/MocA family protein — encoded protein: MTHNVPSITRRSALQASVGLAAASLCPGAVRRALGFESANERPRIGVIGCGVRWDKRVFAADGRYGVGKEFPKFGDIISVCDVDANRLARAKDIVQGWLGKAPDSASDYRKIIDDPRVDVVHISTPDHWHAKIAIEAMLAGKDVYCEKPMTLTIDEGRLLCEACRKTGAVMQVGTQQRSAPQFVKAIAMIRDGRLGKLVRVLCGIGGAPVSPEIPVATPPRHFDWDRWLGPAPRVDYRFQAGAPNIIQSWSRTHYEFRWWYEYSGGKLTDWGAHHVDIATWGMDKTDTGPISVDPIMVEHPVEFQDGYPKVDNAYNTATKFHIKAIYHDGVELILRHDTDNGILFEGTEGRIFVNRGKLVGKPVEDLASNPLPDGAMEAVYKGRELTDHVANFFAAVASRQEPISDVFSHHRALTTCHLAGIAARVGRKIRWDPDQEQVIGDPLAQSLVAREKRQRFEIEM